ACGATAGTATTTTGCCACTGAGCCGTAGAAAAGCGGATTTCTACTAGCGGTGCTGAGAGCAAAGGATTAAGTTTAGTTAAAATTCGATGGCGTTGGAAAGTTAAATTTTGCGCCCAAGTAGAACTGGAAGTCGCGACAAATAATACATCTCGATTGAGAGAATGGGGACGACTATTCTTGGCAACTGGGGCACCAACTACATCAAGCCAATTAGCTATAATTAGACGAAACTGATGTAATTGTTGTAATTCAGGCTGATTTTCCCACTTTTGAATCAACCGATCTAGAGACTTAAAAGACATTTTCAGTTAGAAATAGAGATGGAAAAAATTAGTCAGGTGACGCGATCGCCACTACCTACGCTAAGCTATCCGTGAAAGATTATTTTCCTAGTATCACTTATGAGTAAAGACTCTCAAATATCATTACCAAATCAGGCTTTAC
This region of Merismopedia glauca CCAP 1448/3 genomic DNA includes:
- a CDS encoding DUF721 domain-containing protein, with protein sequence MSFKSLDRLIQKWENQPELQQLHQFRLIIANWLDVVGAPVAKNSRPHSLNRDVLFVATSSSTWAQNLTFQRHRILTKLNPLLSAPLVEIRFSTAQWQNTIVSGKNKPVSLSSLKVTSDVSFSNLPEVKDPVTAFQQWAEVIQQRSQHLPLCPQCQCPTPTPEMERWGICALCSAKSSQL